A stretch of Lathyrus oleraceus cultivar Zhongwan6 chromosome 6, CAAS_Psat_ZW6_1.0, whole genome shotgun sequence DNA encodes these proteins:
- the LOC127092656 gene encoding pentatricopeptide repeat-containing protein At3g24000, mitochondrial: MFQCKQISSLSHFSTHFKSSTPPLSTIFRTLWQSATEDNDNKWNISHYIIDDTNLLRPSFTSTGLHVLDLIDNGSLEPDRTIYNKLLKRCTMLGKLKQGKLVHAHILNSELKNDLVIQNSVLFMYAKCGSLEIARQVFDEMSLKDVVSWTSMITGYSQNEHATSALVLFPEMIRDGSKPNEFTLSSLVKSCGFIQSYIDGKQIHGCCWKYGFQSNVFVGSSLVDMYARCGYLREAQLVFDELESKNEVSWNALISGYARKGEGEEALALFVKMQRENYGATDFTYSALLCSSSSTGSLEQGKWLHAHMMKSGKKLVGYVGNTLLHMYAKSGNIWDAKKVFDRLFKVDVVSCNSMLIGYAQHGLGKEAVDLFEKMMLWVEIEPNDITFLSVLTACSHAGLLDEGKYYFELMKKYGIEPKVSHYTTFVDLLGRAGLLDQAKSFIEEMPIEPTATIWGALLGASKMHKNMEMGAYAAQKVLELDPFYSGTHTLLSNIYASAGRWKDVANVRKMMKDSGLKKEPACSWVEIENSVHVFVANDISLPDKDKVYEMWEKLNQKIKGIGYVPDTSHVHLFVDQQEKELNLQYHSEKLALAFALLNTSPGSTIRIMKNIRVCGDCHSAIKYVSLVVKREIIVRDTNRFHHFRDGLCSCRDYW; encoded by the exons ATGTTCCAATGCAAACAAATTTCATCACTCTCTCATTTCTCCACACACTTCAAATCATCAACCCCGCCAC TTTCTACAATCTTCCGCACGCTCTGGCAATCCGCAACAGAGGATAACGACAACAAATGGAACATCTCACATTACATCATAGACGACACAAACCTCCTTCGTCCAAGTTTCACCTCAACCGGTCTTCATGTTCTAGACCTCATCGACAATGGTTCACTCGAACCGGACCGAACCATTTACAACAAGCTGTTAAAGAGATGCACAATGTTAGGGAAACTCAAACAAGGAAAATTAGTTCATGCCCATATCCTTAATTCCGAGCTTAAGAATGATTTAGTTATTCAAAATTCGGTTTTGTTTATGTATGCAAAATGTGGAAGTTTAGAAATTGCCCGCCAAGTGTTTGATGAAATGAGTTTGAAAGATGTGGTGAGTTGGACTTCGATGATCACTGGGTATTCGCAGAATGAGCATGCTACTAGTGCGCTTGTTTTGTTTCCTGAGATGATACGTGATGGATCGAAACCGAATGAGTTTACGTTGTCGAGTTTGGTGAAGAGTTGTGGGTTTATACAGAGTTATATTGATGGGAAGCAAATTCATGGGTGTTGTTGGAAGTATGGGTTTCAATCGAATGTGTTTGTGGGGAGTTCGCTTGTGGATATGTATGCCAGGTGTGGGTACTTAAGGGAAGCACAATTGGTTTTTGACGAGCTTGAGAGTAAGAATGAAGTTTCTTGGAATGCTTTGATATCTGGCTATGCAAGGAAAGGTGAAGGAGAGGAGGCTTTGGCTTTATTTGTGAAGATGCAAAGGGAGAATTATGGAGCAACAGATTTTACTTATTCGGCTCTTTTGTGTTCTTCTTCGAGTACAGGGTCTTTGGAGCAAGGGAAATGGCTTCATGCACATATGATGAAGTCAGGAAAGAAGTTAGTTGGTTATGTGGGGAACACGCTTCTTCACATGTACGCAAAGTCGGGAAACATTTGGGATGCGAAGAAGGTTTTTGATCGGTTGTTCAAGGTTGACGTTGTTTCTTGCAATTCCATGCTCATAGGGTATGCTCAGCATGGGTTAGGAAAGGAAGCTGTGGATCTTTTTGAAAAGATGATGTTGTGGGTTGAGATTGAACCCAATGATATAACATTCCTTTCTGTTCTGACTGCTTGTAGCCATGCTGGACTTTTAGATGAGGGTAAATATTATTTTGAGTTGATGAAGAAGTATGGCATTGAACCAAAAGTCTCACACTACACGACGTTTGTCGATCTTCTTGGTCGAGCCGGTCTTCTTGATCAAGCTAAGAGTTTCATTGAAGAAATGCCAATCGAACCAACTGCAACTATCTGGGGAGCTTTGCTTGGTGCAtctaaaatgcataaaaatatgGAAATGGGTGCTTACGCCGCTCAAAAGGTTTTAGAGCTTGACCCTTTTTATTCTGGAACACATACATTGCTTTCCAATATTTATGCCTCTGCTGGTAGGTGGAAGGATGTTGCAAATGTGAGAAAGATGATGAAGGATAGTGGGTTGAAGAAGGAACCAGCTTGTAGTTGGGTTGAGATTGAGAATTCCGTCCATGTCTTTGTTGCAAATGACATTTCTCTTCCAGATAAAGACAAGGTTTATGAAATGTGGGAAAAGCTAAATCAGAAAATTAAAGGGATTGGTTATGTTCCTGATACAAGTCATGTACATCTCTTTGTAGATCAACAAGAGAAAGAATTGAATTTGCAGTATCATAGTGAGAAGTTGGCTCTTGCTTTTGCCCTTTTGAATACTTCACCAGGATCCACTATACGTATAATGAAGAATATCAGGGTTTGTGGTGATTGCCACTCAGCAATAAAATATGTGTCGTTGGTTGTGAAGAGGGAAATCATTGTTAGAGACACTAATCGGTTCCATCATTTTCGTGATGGCTTGTGCTCTTGTAGGGACTACTGGTAG